A single window of Brevundimonas naejangsanensis DNA harbors:
- a CDS encoding Do family serine endopeptidase has protein sequence MRTSRLAIAAALILSACGQPQPTKAQEGVFAEQPRVAPRDAGALKTSFAPVVREAAPAVVNISARGIQQVRDPFFELFGGGPQSRVTGSIGSGVIVRPDGIVVTNNHVIQNMQQIRVTLNDRREYPAKVLLADERSDIAVLQLENLDGDLPVLRIDDQEQQQVGDLVLAIGNPFGVGQTVTNGIISALNRTETGISDSGSFIQTDAPINPGNSGGALVDMDGELIGINTAIFSRSGSSSGVGFAVPAAMVKRVVDSAVGGAKAVERAWLGVKGDTVSADIARSLGLERPQGLMVTDVYPGGPGARAGIQQGDVITAIDGAEVNDQGGLNFRVGTKSPNSTVAVTVLRDGRTQTLNARVSTLPGDADPGQGTVVGQGALAGLQGVALNPALADRLGGDPFTSGVVVTGLQRNSIPARIGLRPNDLVVQIDGRAVTTVAALGRAQRGSELVIVRGGRRLTGRLP, from the coding sequence ATGAGAACTTCCAGACTGGCCATCGCCGCCGCCCTGATCCTGTCCGCCTGCGGCCAGCCGCAGCCCACCAAGGCGCAGGAAGGCGTCTTCGCCGAACAGCCCCGCGTCGCCCCGCGCGACGCCGGGGCGCTGAAGACCAGCTTCGCCCCCGTGGTGCGCGAGGCCGCCCCCGCCGTGGTGAATATCTCGGCGCGCGGCATCCAGCAGGTGCGTGATCCCTTTTTCGAACTGTTCGGCGGCGGGCCGCAGTCGCGCGTCACCGGCTCCATCGGTTCGGGCGTGATTGTGCGCCCCGACGGGATCGTGGTGACCAACAACCACGTCATCCAGAACATGCAGCAGATCCGCGTCACTCTAAATGACCGGCGCGAATATCCGGCCAAGGTGCTGCTGGCGGACGAGCGGTCCGACATCGCCGTACTGCAACTGGAAAACCTGGACGGCGACCTGCCGGTCCTGCGCATCGACGATCAGGAACAGCAGCAGGTCGGCGATCTGGTGCTGGCCATCGGCAACCCGTTCGGCGTCGGCCAGACTGTGACCAACGGCATCATCTCGGCCTTGAACCGGACCGAGACGGGCATCAGCGATTCCGGCTCCTTCATCCAGACCGACGCGCCGATCAATCCGGGCAACTCGGGCGGCGCCCTGGTGGACATGGACGGCGAACTGATCGGCATCAATACGGCGATCTTCTCGCGCTCGGGCTCGTCCAGCGGCGTCGGCTTCGCCGTCCCTGCGGCCATGGTCAAGCGGGTGGTGGACTCGGCGGTCGGCGGGGCCAAGGCGGTCGAGCGCGCCTGGCTGGGCGTCAAGGGCGACACCGTCAGCGCCGACATCGCCCGCAGCCTGGGCCTTGAGCGACCGCAAGGATTGATGGTCACCGACGTTTACCCCGGCGGCCCGGGCGCGCGCGCAGGCATCCAGCAGGGCGACGTGATCACCGCCATCGACGGCGCCGAGGTCAATGATCAGGGCGGCCTGAACTTCCGCGTCGGCACCAAGTCGCCGAACTCGACGGTCGCCGTCACCGTGCTGCGCGACGGTCGGACCCAGACGCTGAACGCCCGCGTCTCGACTCTGCCGGGCGATGCCGATCCGGGGCAGGGAACGGTCGTGGGGCAGGGGGCTCTGGCGGGTCTTCAGGGCGTGGCGCTCAACCCGGCGCTGGCGGACCGTCTGGGCGGCGATCCCTTCACCAGCGGCGTGGTGGTGACGGGCCTGCAGCGCAACAGCATCCCGGCCCGCATCGGCCTGCGTCCCAATGACCTGGTGGTGCAGATCGACGGCCGCGCCGTCACGACGGTCGCCGCCCTGGGCCGGGCGCAGCGGGGCTCGGAGCTGGTGATCGTACGCGGCGGCCGCCGCCTGACGGGGCGCCTGCCGTAG
- a CDS encoding VOC family protein has translation MTEPKPDQGPRGGVTPHLTIPSRGAAAAIEFYARAFGAEEVMRMPAEDGERLMHAHLRINGGSLMLADEFPEWTGEADIKPVGVSLHLQVDDADEWWGRALVNGAIPVMPLEDQFWGDRYGQVRDPFGHLWSIGGPVKG, from the coding sequence ATGACAGAACCCAAGCCCGATCAGGGACCGCGCGGCGGGGTGACGCCCCATCTGACCATTCCCTCGCGCGGCGCGGCCGCAGCGATCGAATTCTACGCCCGCGCCTTCGGAGCCGAGGAAGTCATGCGGATGCCCGCCGAGGACGGCGAGCGCCTAATGCACGCCCATCTGCGCATCAACGGCGGCAGCCTCATGCTGGCCGACGAATTCCCCGAATGGACCGGCGAGGCCGACATCAAGCCAGTCGGCGTCAGCCTGCACCTTCAGGTCGACGACGCCGATGAATGGTGGGGCCGCGCCCTGGTCAACGGAGCCATCCCGGTCATGCCGCTGGAGGACCAGTTCTGGGGCGACCGCTATGGTCAGGTCCGCGATCCGTTCGGCCACCTGTGGAGCATCGGCGGGCCGGTGAAGGGGTAA
- a CDS encoding replication-associated recombination protein A: MTDLFEASGIHPPDAPLADRLRPQALDQVVGQDHLLGEGGPIRRMIEAGRLGSMILWGPPGTGKTTIARLLAKAAGYEYQSISAVFSGVADLKKAFEAARMRRAAGQQTLLFVDEIHRFNRAQQDGFLPFVEEGIVTLVGATTENPSFELNGALLSRSHVYVLKRLDDASLDRLLDRAEALMGKPLPLTPEARQAMLALADGDGRYLLTMSEVLFDLTDVQPLDVQALAGVLQKRAPAYDKSREEHYNLISALHKSVRGSDPDAALYWLARMLNGGEDPLYLARRIVRMAVEDIGQADPLSILVANAAKDTYDFLGSPEGELALAQAVVHLATAPKSVGVYEAFKAAKKAAHETGSLMPPAHIRNAPTKLMKSLGYGKGYQYDPDTPEGFSGADFFPDEMERRTFYKPKGEGHEEKVKARLERWAAMRARMQADKT, translated from the coding sequence ATGACTGATTTGTTCGAAGCCTCCGGCATTCATCCTCCCGACGCGCCGCTCGCCGACCGTCTGCGCCCGCAGGCGCTGGACCAGGTGGTGGGCCAGGATCACCTGCTGGGCGAGGGCGGCCCCATCCGCCGCATGATCGAGGCCGGGCGCCTCGGCTCCATGATCCTGTGGGGGCCGCCGGGGACGGGCAAGACCACCATCGCCCGCCTGCTGGCCAAAGCGGCGGGCTATGAATATCAATCCATTAGCGCCGTCTTCTCGGGCGTGGCCGACCTGAAGAAGGCGTTCGAGGCGGCGCGGATGCGCCGAGCGGCGGGGCAGCAGACCCTGCTGTTCGTCGACGAGATCCACCGCTTCAACCGCGCCCAGCAGGACGGCTTCCTGCCCTTCGTGGAGGAGGGGATCGTCACCCTGGTCGGCGCTACGACGGAGAACCCCAGCTTCGAGTTGAACGGCGCCCTGCTGTCGCGCAGCCATGTCTATGTGCTGAAGCGGCTGGACGACGCCTCTCTGGACCGGCTGCTGGACCGGGCCGAGGCGCTGATGGGCAAGCCTCTGCCGCTGACGCCGGAAGCGCGGCAGGCCATGCTGGCCCTGGCGGACGGCGACGGCCGCTACCTGCTGACCATGTCCGAGGTGCTGTTCGATCTGACAGACGTGCAGCCGCTGGACGTGCAGGCCCTGGCGGGCGTGCTGCAGAAGCGCGCCCCCGCCTATGACAAGTCGCGCGAGGAGCACTACAACCTCATCTCGGCCCTGCATAAGTCGGTGCGCGGCTCGGACCCGGACGCGGCGCTCTACTGGCTGGCGCGAATGCTGAACGGGGGCGAGGACCCGCTGTATCTGGCGCGGCGCATCGTGCGCATGGCGGTCGAGGACATCGGTCAGGCCGACCCCCTGTCCATTCTGGTCGCCAATGCGGCCAAGGACACCTACGATTTTCTCGGCAGCCCCGAGGGCGAGCTGGCCCTGGCGCAGGCGGTGGTCCATCTGGCCACCGCGCCCAAGTCGGTTGGCGTCTACGAAGCCTTCAAAGCGGCGAAGAAGGCGGCCCACGAGACCGGCTCTCTGATGCCTCCGGCGCATATCCGCAACGCCCCGACCAAGCTGATGAAGTCGCTGGGCTACGGCAAGGGCTACCAATACGACCCCGACACGCCCGAGGGCTTCTCGGGCGCCGACTTCTTCCCCGACGAAATGGAGCGCCGCACCTTCTACAAACCCAAGGGCGAGGGGCACGAAGAGAAGGTCAAGGCGCGCCTGGAACGCTGGGCGGCGATGCGGGCGCGGATGCAGGCGGATAAGACATAG